Part of the Candidozyma auris chromosome 4, complete sequence genome, GGGAGTCTAAAAAGTAGAATGCTGCCACGCCCTTTTTCAGAAACTTGCTGCTCCTCACAAGTATGCCGTAGTTACCGTACCCATCCACTTCCTCGGGCCCAAGTGCAGACATCGAGTAGGGCAAGTACGTTGAGAGGAACATCATATCTTCTCGGGAATAGATCAGCTTGTCGTCGTGATTGCCCATCACCATAGCGTATGGGATTTTGCGAGCCACGAGGGGCGTGACAGCTTTAAAGAGAGCAGTATCTGGGTCAGGCGCCTCTTCTCCCCACACTTGGTCACCAGTGAGGACCACAAAATCGGGCTTCTCGATGTCGAGCACCCTTTCAATAAATTTGACGGTCCTTGGATCGGCCTCGCAATCTGGCTCATCTGGAACAGGGTCCCGGCACTTCCCCACGCCAGTGGAGAAATGAGTATCGGCGATCTGGAGCACCTTGAATTTGCCACTCTTGTTGAAACGCAATTCCTGGATCTGCTTGTGTCTATAATCGGTCTGTCGTGTATGGAACACTAATCTTGGTTCCATGCCTTTGCGGCCACCAACATGTAGAGGTTGCTTAAGCACAGTAGCACCTTCAAAGGGCACCACAGCATCAGGCCCAAAAACCACATCTATGTTAACTACTGCCTGCTTGCCAACTGGCCCATACTTAACCCATAAACCATGGCTGAGTTTCTTCCAtttggctttcttgagTTGTTCGGGTTTTGGAATGAGGTAATAACCTTGAAGCGACTTGTACGACAGCTCCCTCGTTCTCTTCACAGGGCCATCTCTTTCAGCTTCATTCTCGTCGCTTTTTTCATCCTCTTTCTGGTCCACCTTGTCATCGTTCAGTATTTGCTCCTCCTTCGCTTTCGCCTCCTTCTCcgtctccttctccttctccttctccttctccttctcggTCTCGGCCCGTAAATCTTCCGCCTGGCTTTCCTGCTCGTGCTTCAACCGCAAGATCTCATCCAAATCAACCTTCCCATCCAACTTTTCCCCTTTATTGGCTTCCTCAAGCGCAGCACGGTCCTCCTCATCGAATATCCTCGACTTGTGTATATCCTTGAGCACTCTCTCTGGAATAAGAGCTTTTGCATTATTCTTGATTTTCCCATCCACCTCTGGATCACTCACAGCAAAGTCCACAATCACATCATGCGGGTGTGTCTTCAAGTAGTCTTTCCCAACAAACTTCGCTGCCAAGTACTGTTTATGCAACCACGAGGAACCAAGCATGAGGTCTTTCGGCACCGCCGCCCAGAATCCGTTCAGATGCAAGTCTCCCATTTCTCCCTTTGTCTCATCCTTCACAACCTCCCGCGGCTTCGTCagcttgatcttcaacacctgCTCTATGGAAACGTCCACCACATACGGTTGCCAGCTCTGGTCCTGGCCAAACCTCCATGGCTTGTGGATGTCCAAGAACGACACAGAAAAGATATTGTTATCATTGGCCAACACAAGcaaaagcaccaccaacatAAGCACAACGCCCACGTTCACGATATTTCGAACCCACCGCTTTGGTAAGTTGACCATCTTGAAGGTAGTTGGAGGAAGTTGGTGATAGTAGGTTGAGTTGGGTGCGTAACTTCGCGCGTAGATAAGGAAGGAGTAGAGAGGGAGAGGTAAGGTTGTGGAAGGATCCCAAAGCAAGTGCGGCATATTTAAATGGGAGATTTCAAAGATCCCTGATTTGTTGATTcgaggagcttttcaagtGTCTTTGAGGAATACTGTCATTTTCTAGTTGTGATGGTGCTGTCGACTGGTACCCTCTGTTTAAGCCTCAcgtggctgcaaaatatggAATATGGACGCAACAAGATCATTAAAGTGCAAGCAGAAGAGGAcaaaaagggcaaagaGGGCATCAGGGCCCTTATAAGGAATAAGTGCTCGGTGTTAGCAGATCTTGTAGTCgcttgaagatgacaacCGTCACAAATTTATTCCTTAGTTGATGCAATTGAGCgctgtttttgaagaactaTATAGGCTAATAAGGTCCGTAGCTAAAAGTTCTCTTACTCCAGATAAATTGACGAGCGAAAGAGCTTTCTGGCGCGATGGATTAGGGATACATGGGCCATTGGATGTCTCGAGAGAGGCTCTATATGGTGCACTAGGATGTCCACCACAATGATAGCTCCAACAGAATAAACGCTTTGGAGTGAAATCAGAGACAATATCCAACGGCAAAAGTCTGCCGGACACAGTGGAGGGGACCACGGCAGTAAGGTGATACCCCAGATTTCCGTAGTTCAGCCTGCATATAAGGGAGGGTGTGGGTAGTGATAGTGATATGCCCAAGGTCAACtgcagccaaagaaaaagtgaaaaagagtatttttctctttgagaaTCCCAAAACCTCATCAAACACGTCTTCAACAATCCAAAGCATCGGAAGTGTACAAGATGAATAAAGCTAATAGCACGTGACGCGGATCACGTGCGTGCATCATCATGAAACACACCATGGCAGCTGTgtacatcaacaagctttGACTCCCAAAGAGCCCTTTCACTCAATCGAAATCATCCAGAGAATCTTAAGCTCAACCCATTGACTGCCCACCTGGCGTGTGCTCGAAGAACATCTCTTGTCACATTGCGACCATGCACCCACAGTACCCCCACAAACACTAACACATGAAGTCTACCCGCCCCGGTCAACTTTCAGCCTTCAATTCGTATCAATATCCTTAAATCAACGTCGTAGAATCCAACCAAAACCTCACCCCCTCTCCTGCACCAAAACTGCTCGCACCATCTACCGTGTGCCTTTAAATTATCATACATTCCTATACACTGGCCACCAAGGGCCCAGCAGCAGAccatttttgcagcctccAGTAATCACTCCTTATCATTGCCCTTTTCAGCCTTCTCTCTCTGCTCAGCAGCCGCTTTTCTCTCCTCAGCCAATTTCGCCTCTCTCTCCCTCGCCTCTGGCTCCACCTCCGGAAAAGTGTTGGGATCAGGCACCGGTTTCTGGTTATGGTCAAGAATCCGGTGGTGAGGCTTGTTTACTCTGGACAAGGGCACCTGTTTGCCGCCAATGTTGACGAGAATATCGTTTGGGTTTTGTTCGGCCATGTACACtaaagtgaagaagatggcaaaagaaagaaagagtaTATTGAAGGGAGAGATCATGGCACTTGCAGGATGAGGGAAGTATTGGGGCCAAGGAGGCAAAGAGCGCACCAGGCTTGCTGTGAGTGAGGGCGGATTGCGGGTTGTCTGCAGGACAATATGTTTTCCGGATGTTATCGAAATCAGGCACGTTTCAAAGAAAGTTGGTGATTTGGAGGTGGCAGAGAAAATtgaggtggtggtggctgatgcaactttttttttgtatttttttaATATTGGTGGAGTATTTGGATTGGGGTGCTGGAGCTGTGGAGGGAATGAATAGGGCCTCGTGCagcggttgcaaatggctgcgaatttTGCCTCCAGGCAGATTCGAAGGCGGTGAtatctgaagaagaggcggaggatttgaagagttttgatgatgaagatcGGTTTCGAATTTGATGATTCTGAAACTGAATTTTCGGGGCATTAGTTTGCATTGTTTTGCACAGGTAGTATGATGCTGAAAAGAGAATTGAAAGCATGCCCGTGAGCTGGACTCAGGTCTTTGATGCCTCAAACAAATGGAGTGGACCGAGGTGTATGAGGAAGACACATTTTGGACTTTATGTGCCTCTTCTCTGCCTTTTGTACATACATCTAGTCCACCCCTAAATGTATCTGAATTGATGATACTTGACACCAAGTACCGAATTCTGTGCTCTTCCTGCTTATGTTAAGTATTATTAAATTTGGGCATGAAATATGTTTATTGTATTGGATCGATGGCGGGATAGCACCAGCCCTGTCTTTTCAATGGTATGGTTACCAAACTTGTTCACGTAAACGTAGATAAGCATAAAATTACCTTTTGGTATGTCTCATTGTGCTTGTGAAGACTTCAGAGACCGGTGGAAGAGAACCTTTTGAGGAATATCGAGTAACTCGGATTTAGAGACTCTCTTGCAAAAGTACAAATTTTGAGAGAAGTTGTGCAGTTCTGATCTGACCTCCTTCGGCTTCGAATCTTCTATTGAGCCTGAATCGAAGCTATAGATTTAGATGAGTGGTGGAAGCTTAATTAAACAGTTCTAAACTTCTTTGGGTGATCTGTTATCACCCTATTGGGGGAATGACGGGGATTGGAGCCCTTATAGTCATTTAGGTAGGGCCAGTTCTATTACTGCTATCACTTGTAGTCTAACTGCTTAAGCTGTTGTTAAATTAGGCAATGAAAATATGGTAATGAAAGATAAATTTACTGACAGAGTTGATAGCTAGGAAATTTAACGATTTAGACATGCCCTATTTGGAGAGTTGGACCTACCTGAACTTACccatcttcaacgactttCCATTGTCTTGTTAAAAAATAGTGCCGCTTAGTTTTCACCAGACATTCGGACTTCCAATACACAAaattactttttttttcttccattCAACAGGTGTTAAATTGGTGACAAAAGCCGTCTTAAAGTTACAAAAAACTCTACTACGAAAGTCCTCTCTCTAATAGCCCTCTCCAGAAAACAATGTTAAATCAATGTGCCCTCGGCTCAACAAAAGAATTAGTTCAAAGCTCATTATAcccaaaaaaagaactACCCGCTTTAggctactttttttttagttATGTAGATACCAGGGTAGTCTTCTGGACCATTCTTGGTCAGATGCGTGTATGTATCAGTGCGCTATGCCAAAGGGACTAGAAATCACTTTCCAgccagatcaagaaggaagccTCCTTGTATATAATCACTCAAACGAACTCTGACTATACCAAATTCTTCGTTTGCCTTAGTCAAACACGCCCACAGATATTCCAACCCACTTACTTCAAACAGTCTCTCGACATTTACAAGCAAACGCTACAAACGCGGTGTACATCAACTTACATTAACCAACGCTAGAAATTCCCAATGGAATCGTTTCTTCAGTGGGACCCTGCTCAGGTGCTGTCGTACATTAAGGGCCACATTGGGCAAGACGTGAGCTCGCTTTTCATCGACAATAACATTGACGgcctgcttcttccttACATCACCAGCGAGCACTTGCGAGAATTGGGCATTGAGCCGCTAGCAACGAgactcaaaatcaagaaggccATTCACCTGCTTATTGCTGGCCAGCAGAATTCCAATCATACCAGTCTGGGGACCCCAGGGGCTACTTCTACAGTGACTACTCCAGGGACCCTTTCCGTGTCCAcgaacttcaacaatcaTACACCTACAGTATCCTCGTTTGGGCTTCTCAATAACCAGGTCTCACTTGAAGCAATCACCCTATGTCAGATTCTAGTCCAGgatgttttcaagaaaaccaCTCAGGCAATGGCTGCAGCACCCCTTCTGACAACCCCTGGCTCGGCTGTACTGACCAGCGGCTCTCTTTTGGGATCCGCTCTGACCTCTACAGACGATATTCGTAAACTCAATGAGAATTTCATTAAGCTCAAAGCTGACTTGAACCCGGTGATTCGTCTTATAAAGGATTCGAAGCCACTTCCTACGCCTACGCTAGATCCTGGGATTGCTAGTGCTCCTCTGCCCACGCTGCTGACAAACTCGAGGGACCATGAGCAGCAAGAATTATCTGGCGAGCATCCGCAGTTAGAGAATCTTGTCCATTCTTTATCCGCCCATTCTATCAACACGAATCTTCAGGACAATAGCCACCAGCACCCTCCCAGCCCCACGCAGTCCAGACGCCTTTCCTCTGGTTCCGTTCTCTCGATGGGCGTTGGCAAAATCACTGACTTGAGCGGGAAGCTGAGTCTGTCACATCGTTTGTTTAGTAAGGCTCGCTTAATCGACTCTCGCCTGGCAGCAGGTAGCCCCATGGAGGATCGATTACTGCCTCGAGATGTGgatgaaatcaaaagaattgAGGCGGTaaagccaagaagaagcctgTCTTCAGTCCTCAGTCCTACCTCCCACTACTTCCACGGTAATCACTCGAGTCACCTCAAGCCCACGCCGGGCCTGAATGTACTGACGCCTCTGGCACTGGCACTGGCACTGTCTCAAAGCACGCAACCGCTCAAACAGCTCAAGGCGTCTTCAGACGACACATGTCTCAAGGTTCTCCAGCAGGCGATGAAGAGACACCACATCCCTCGAAACCACTGGAGCAAGTACGTGTTAGTGATTTGCTACGGAGACAAGGAGAGAATCTTGAAACTCACAGAAAAACCAGTGATTGTGTTTAAAGAGCTACAAGAGCACGGTAAGAACCCAGCGATAATGCTCAGAGAGTTGGCGCCAGCTGAGCCCGACGGCAGTGACAAGTACGAGGATTCCCGTATTCAAGACGAGATTCCTGGTGGAACGCTATAGTCTAAGCTGCTTCAACGCCTTCCCGCAAGACCAACAATTGATCCTAAGCCGCCATGTGGCGTTGGTGTCATTGATACCTTCTTATCTTAATAGTACGCACGGCGAACCGGGCCCATACACGCTGACGCTACCCCTCGATTGAAATCAAGCGTTCGCCTCATTGAAGTCAGTGTTTTTCAGATCGAAGAATTTCTCGATTGAAGTGATACGTCAACGAAATGTCACCTGTTCCCTGTAACAACGCTCACTTGGCGCCTAATTGAAGCCTCATCGAATCGTTGGCTGTCAGTTCCGTTTCCACCCTAAATATAGTGCCTTGCATGACTGTGAATTGCAACACCAGGGGGCCGTTGGGGAATGATCCGCATGTGGAGAAGACATTGCACTTTTTCCTGCAAGCCAGCCAGTTGTCGGCCTACATCTCCCCGTAAGGTCCGTATCCGCCGAACATTAGACGCAATTGACCAATGATCTCTCGCTGCATGATTCACAAAGCAACGGAAAAAAAGCGAGAATCGAATTGTGGTCTCAATCGTCACCGAGAAGTCAATTGGTCCTGCCTTTTGATTTGATGATAACGAACCCCTTGTTTCGGGTTTTGCATAGCGCGAAAATCGTTCCTTAGCCGTACATCATCATTAAGCCACTCCCCACGGCTGAGCCATGTCAATTACGAGTTCTTACAAAATTAGACATTCTGGTTTCCTAATTGGGCTTCAAGTCATGGTAATTAGATGTGTCAGCGAGGAATTCCTTGGCCAGCGGCGCTAAACGAATGGACAATCTCAGAAAATCTTATTTTGCAACTGTCTCCAATTGCGCCGCACGAAGCCCAAGGTTTATAAGAAGGATGGACTTCCCCCATTTGAGCTAATGCACCAAATatgaagctctttttctggcTAGCACCTGCGTTAGCATTACTTCAGTTGGACTTTGTCGTCCACCGTGGGAATTCCATCAATGACAGGGGCATTGATCGGAAACCTCTCGTGAAGAAGGACTCCTTTGAGATCAAGGTAGAAAATGAGCGCTTGTTCTACCTTACCCTGTTGGAGATAGGGTCGCTGAAGCAAAAAGTCGAAGTTTTGGTAGATACGGGATCCTCGGATCTCTGGGTTCCTGCGAACAACTGTTCAGGGTCTGCTCTGTACTCGTATCGGAAGAGATCGATGGGGgaccagcagcagcaacacGGAAGACGCAGAGTGTTGGATTATCTTGATGCCTCAGTGGGTGATAAATCGGAATTGAATCATaaagaagcttctccagCGAGTCATAAACAAGTGGATGCTGTGGTCGACAGGGTGCCGGTGCCAACTACCGGGGTGGAAAAGGTGTCTAAAGAGGGAAAAGATGGTGTTCAGCGGTACTACTACACCACGTACACGTACTCGTACTACTACTACACCAACTACTATACCAATTACGGTACTTATGACTATACCTCCTACTACACCAATTACTACAACAGCTACACCCAGTACTTGACAAATTACTACCTGAGGTATAGCGACTACTACCTGAGGTACAGTACTTACTACACCGGTTACTACTCTAATTACTACAAAACTTATCATTCTGGCGAGCTTCCTACAGCATCACGGAGCGATGCTTCTGCCTGCACTAAGTACGGCACGTACGAGACAGGCAAGTCAGAAAACGTCAAAGTAAACGAGACCTTGGGCCTATTCCAAATCAGTTACTCGGATGGCTCTTATGCGTACGGTGAATACGTCACTGATGACGTTACCATTGACGGAAAAATGGTTAAGGGCCTAAATTTTGCTGTATGCGATTTGACAGACTCAGAGATCGGTGTGCTTGGAATTGGGCTTCCGGCATTGCAGGGATCGTACTTTTTGGGAGTCACTGATGAATCTTTCTCGAATCAGTACGAAAATCTTCCCATGCTCCTTAAGCTGCAAGGAATTATCAAGAAAAATCTCTACTCTGTGGCCTTGGGAAAGAACAATGCACTGGAAGGGTCGATTGTGTTCGGTGGTGTTGATCACTCCAAGTATAGTGGCACGCTTCAGAGAGTGAAGATATTGAATCGGTACGAAAAAATTGGGGAGAAGAACCCCGTGTATCTTGAAATTGCCTTGACTTCCATCACTGGCAAGAACCTTGCTGTGAACTACAGGACCACGGTTTTGCTCGACACGGGCGCTACCAACAACTACTTGCCGGCTCCATACCTCAGGAGGATCGGTAAGCACTTGAGAGGAACGGAAGACGATGATGGGTATTGGGAGGTCGACTGTGACCTTTTGGACCTGGATGAGGAAATCGTTTTTGGGTTTAGTGGAGCAAACATCTCTGTACCCGTCAAAGATTTGATTGTGCAATCTGTCTCGGGTAGGTACTGCTATTTGGGtatttttgaagataaTAAGACACCAAGTTTGGGTGATAGTTTCCTCCGTAACGCATACGTGGTGTATGACTTGGACAACTACGAAATCGCATTGGCGCAGGCATCTGATGGGTCGGGAGAAGCagatattgaagaagtgacCGGCGATATTCCGGGTGCTCTGAAAGCGCAATACTACGATTTTACATCTGTGAGTGAACAGTTCCAGTACACAAAGCTGGGCTCGAAATCTAAATTGGTCGTCTTTACCGAGCTGTTTAGTGATCCTGTTCCAGAAGCCACCCCACTCACCACTGATGATAGTTGGAGTGCTGAATCGAATTCCGATTTTGAATACTCATCCATCATCAGTGCTACTGGTGA contains:
- the ASR3 gene encoding Asr3p, which codes for MISPFNILFLSFAIFFTLVYMAEQNPNDILVNIGGKQVPLSRVNKPHHRILDHNQKPVPDPNTFPEVEPEAREREAKLAEERKAAAEQREKAEKGNDKE
- the STE50 gene encoding Ste50p; the encoded protein is MESFLQWDPAQVSSYIKGHIGQDVSSLFIDNNIDGSLLPYITSEHLRELGIEPLATRLKIKKAIHSLIAGQQNSNHTSSGTPGATSTVTTPGTLSVSTNFNNHTPTVSSFGLLNNQVSLEAITLCQILVQDVFKKTTQAMAAAPLSTTPGSAVSTSGSLLGSASTSTDDIRKLNENFIKLKADLNPVIRLIKDSKPLPTPTLDPGIASAPSPTSSTNSRDHEQQELSGEHPQLENLVHSLSAHSINTNLQDNSHQHPPSPTQSRRLSSGSVLSMGVGKITDLSGKSSSSHRLFSKARLIDSRSAAGSPMEDRLSPRDVDEIKRIEAVKPRRSSSSVLSPTSHYFHGNHSSHLKPTPGSNVSTPSASASASSQSTQPLKQLKASSDDTCLKVLQQAMKRHHIPRNHWSKYVLVICYGDKERILKLTEKPVIVFKELQEHGKNPAIMLRELAPAEPDGSDKYEDSRIQDEIPGGTL
- a CDS encoding phosphoprotein phosphatase; protein product: MVNLPKRWVRNIVNVGVVLMLVVLLLVLANDNNIFSVSFLDIHKPWRFGQDQSWQPYVVDVSIEQVLKIKSTKPREVVKDETKGEMGDLHSNGFWAAVPKDLMLGSSWLHKQYLAAKFVGKDYLKTHPHDVIVDFAVSDPEVDGKIKNNAKALIPERVLKDIHKSRIFDEEDRAALEEANKGEKLDGKVDLDEILRLKHEQESQAEDLRAETEKEKEKEKEKETEKEAKAKEEQISNDDKVDQKEDEKSDENEAERDGPVKRTRESSYKSLQGYYLIPKPEQLKKAKWKKLSHGLWVKYGPVGKQAVVNIDVVFGPDAVVPFEGATVLKQPLHVGGRKGMEPRLVFHTRQTDYRHKQIQELRFNKSGKFKVLQIADTHFSTGVGKCRDPVPDEPDCEADPRTVKFIERVLDIEKPDFVVLTGDQVWGEEAPDPDTALFKAVTPLVARKIPYAMVMGNHDDKSIYSREDMMFLSTYLPYSMSALGPEEVDGYGNYGILVRSSKFSKKGVAAFYFLDSHGYSKNPKVTPGYDWFKDSQMWWLENESGLMREQMVKEKPLAMAFFHIPIPEYRNLDQPFIGEHREGITAPNYNSDMRTHFARANVQVATVGHDHCNDYCLLDTHNKGDEKYESQMWLCYGGGVGLGGYGGYGGYVRRMRIYELDENEGSIKSWKRTESDPDTIIDKQRIVDQGKVVNFKE